One genomic window of Pseudomonadales bacterium includes the following:
- a CDS encoding helix-turn-helix transcriptional regulator translates to MSHFTLSSNGTALNARTELLQETYSNIAQRTVNTVGDNPLTFSFNGRMLEDVTVMRSSSSPVYARRSESQASDGNDNWILHLITDGKAMIQQKGADESICGAGTLYVEPADSPGVFLLDNITFYDISIPRGLIAPRVGSENRFLRKANNVNESPVAKHFLDYARLFTHDTGILSPEMSALAKNHMVDLAVLLLCGAEESVGATQNQGLKAARLQAIRQDIMSHLCDSDLAIGAVSARVGISPQYVRALFNAEGTTFADFVGNSRLDLVCRQLKNPLYKHYSISQLAYDAGFNNLSWFNKAFKQRFDLTPTEVRRES, encoded by the coding sequence ATGTCACATTTCACACTATCCTCGAATGGTACTGCTTTAAACGCTCGTACTGAGCTGTTGCAGGAAACCTATTCCAATATCGCGCAACGCACTGTCAACACAGTAGGTGATAATCCTTTAACGTTTTCTTTTAATGGAAGAATGTTGGAAGACGTGACGGTTATGCGGTCGAGCTCAAGCCCGGTTTATGCGCGAAGATCTGAGTCTCAAGCTTCGGACGGTAATGATAACTGGATTCTGCATTTGATTACTGATGGCAAAGCAATGATTCAACAAAAGGGCGCTGACGAGTCGATATGTGGTGCGGGTACTTTATATGTTGAGCCTGCAGACAGCCCGGGGGTTTTTCTCCTGGATAACATTACCTTTTATGATATCAGCATACCGCGAGGTTTAATTGCTCCGCGAGTTGGCAGTGAAAACCGGTTTTTACGCAAAGCAAATAATGTTAATGAGTCGCCGGTGGCAAAACATTTTCTTGATTACGCCAGGCTGTTTACTCATGACACGGGAATACTCTCGCCTGAAATGTCAGCACTAGCAAAAAACCATATGGTTGATTTGGCGGTGCTGTTGCTCTGTGGTGCGGAAGAATCTGTCGGCGCTACCCAAAATCAGGGCCTTAAAGCCGCACGATTGCAGGCGATCAGACAGGATATTATGTCTCATCTTTGCGATAGTGATTTAGCAATTGGAGCGGTGTCAGCCCGGGTAGGTATTTCTCCTCAGTACGTTCGAGCTTTATTTAATGCTGAAGGTACAACATTTGCTGACTTTGTCGGCAATAGTCGTCTTGATTTGGTCTGCCGACAATTAAAGAACCCGTTGTACAAGCATTACAGTATTAGTCAGTTGGCCTATGACGCGGGGTTTAATAATTTGTCGTGGTTTAACAAAGCGTTTAAACAACGTTTTGATTTAACACCAACCGAAGTTCGCAGAGAATCATAA
- a CDS encoding DUF1801 domain-containing protein, whose amino-acid sequence MTEKPKTVQEYIATKPKDAQKRLFELREYLKAAYPEASEELKWGKPALVHNGILYVYAAAKKHISLHPTPSVISYFRNEFGSLISSDNTIQFSLNDPIPEKVVMKIAKQRIFEKENKGIKWK is encoded by the coding sequence ATGACAGAGAAGCCAAAAACTGTTCAAGAGTATATTGCTACTAAACCTAAAGATGCTCAAAAACGGTTATTTGAATTGCGTGAATACTTGAAGGCTGCTTATCCTGAAGCCAGCGAAGAACTAAAATGGGGTAAGCCAGCGTTGGTACATAATGGAATTTTGTATGTTTACGCTGCTGCAAAAAAACATATAAGTCTTCACCCAACCCCTTCAGTAATTTCCTATTTTCGTAATGAATTTGGGTCCCTGATTTCGTCTGACAATACAATCCAGTTCTCTTTGAATGATCCAATACCGGAAAAGGTAGTCATGAAAATTGCTAAGCAAAGAATTTTTGAAAAAGAAAACAAAGGTATCAAATGGAAATAA
- a CDS encoding antibiotic biosynthesis monooxygenase gives MAIIVAGKLKIKSGFRDEFVNKSLAAMKLARENSACEDFSVSPDPIDINRVNIFERWKSRSSLDKFRNAGPESDIFSIVEAFDVNEYEVNT, from the coding sequence ATGGCAATAATCGTTGCAGGAAAACTGAAAATAAAGTCTGGTTTTCGAGATGAATTCGTTAATAAATCGCTAGCGGCAATGAAGCTGGCAAGAGAAAATTCAGCCTGTGAAGATTTTTCGGTGTCGCCGGACCCAATTGATATAAACAGAGTAAATATCTTCGAAAGATGGAAATCTCGTTCTTCACTGGATAAATTCCGAAACGCTGGACCAGAAAGTGATATTTTTTCAATCGTGGAAGCATTTGATGTGAACGAATATGAAGTCAACACTTAA